The Atribacter laminatus genome contains the following window.
AACACTATATTGATATTTCCTGCCTGTTCCCATTATACTCATGCTCATGATGGCAAACAACATTTTTCCAGATAAAACCGAACATTCCAATGAGCTCAATAAAGGCATTCTGGCCTCACTTCCGATTTTTATCGGATACATACCAGTTGCGATAACTTTTGGGCTATTAGCAAAAGCCACCGGTTTAACCTTGTTAGAATCGTTTCTTTTTTCTGCGCTGGTATTTGCCGGTGCCAGTCAATTCATGGCTTTACAATTGATATCTCTGGGGGTAGCTCATTTACAGATTATTGCCATCACCTTTATTATGAATTTTCGTCATTTTTTAATGAGTTCCTATCTATCAACCCTATTCCCAACCCACGAACATCATTGGCTCCCTTTTATTAGCTTTGGTATAACCGATGAATCATTTGCTTATTTTTCAACTCAAAAACAAAATCAGAAAAAACATTTTATTCTTGGTTTGCAGTATTCTGCCTATATAAGTTGGGTTGGGGGAACGGTCATTGGATATTTGTTCGGAGCAATCATTCCACCCATTATTCAAGCCAGTATGGGAATTACTCTTTATGCGCTCTTTATAGCTTTGCTTATTCCTGAAGCAAAAAAATTCTATCCAGCTGCCATAACTGCCGGTATTGGTGGATTCATTCATTCACTCCTCACCTGGTTACAAGTTTTTTCAACTGGTTGGAATATTATTATTGCTATTTTCAGTGCTGCTGTTTTAGGAGCTCTTCTGATGGGTCAAGATGAGGAGGAGGCTCAATGAACGTTATATTATTGATTATAGGTATGATGGTAGTTACCTTTTTCCCTCGT
Protein-coding sequences here:
- a CDS encoding AzlC family ABC transporter permease, whose translation is MANNIFPDKTEHSNELNKGILASLPIFIGYIPVAITFGLLAKATGLTLLESFLFSALVFAGASQFMALQLISLGVAHLQIIAITFIMNFRHFLMSSYLSTLFPTHEHHWLPFISFGITDESFAYFSTQKQNQKKHFILGLQYSAYISWVGGTVIGYLFGAIIPPIIQASMGITLYALFIALLIPEAKKFYPAAITAGIGGFIHSLLTWLQVFSTGWNIIIAIFSAAVLGALLMGQDEEEAQ